Proteins from a single region of Camelus ferus isolate YT-003-E chromosome 23, BCGSAC_Cfer_1.0, whole genome shotgun sequence:
- the BTG2 gene encoding protein BTG2, producing the protein MSQARWTGKRTDMLPEIAAAVGFLSSLLRTRGCVSEQRLKVFSGALQEALTEHYKHHWFPEKPCKGSGYRCIRINQKMDPIISKVAAQIGLSQPQLRQLLPSELTLWVDPYEVSYRIGEDGSICVLYEEAPLAASYGLLTCKNQMLLGGSSPSKNYVMAVSS; encoded by the exons ATGAGCCAGGCCCGCTGGACCGGGAAGAGAACGGACATGCTCCCGGAGATTGCTGCCGCTGTGggtttcctctccagcctcctgagGACCCGGGGCTGCGTGAGCGAGCAGCGGCTTAAGGTTTTCAGCGGGGCTCTCCAGGAGGCACTGACAG AGCACTACAAACACCACTGGTTTCCCGAAAAGCCATGCAAGGGCTCTGGCTACCGCTGTATCCGGATCAACCAGAAGATGGACCCCATCATCAGCAAGGTGGCCGCGCAGATCGGGCTCAGCCAGCCCCAGCTGCGCCAGCTGCTGCCCAGCGAGCTGACCCTGTGGGTGGACCCCTACGAGGTGTCCTACCGCATCGGGGAGGACGGCTCCATCTGTGTCCTGTACGAGGAGGCCCCGCTGGCCGCCTCCTACGGGCTCCTCACCTGCAAGAACCAGATGCTGCTGGGCGGGAGCAGCCCCTCGAAGAACTACGTCATGGCGGTCTCCAGTTAG